A segment of the Commensalibacter oyaizuii genome:
TATCCCAATAATAATCCAACACGTATTGCTGTTGGGTAAGCATCGTTCGTAGATTGGGCCATATTAACGTCGTTGTTAGGATGCAAATGGTGATAATCCCCTTTTGCATATCCTAATTCTTCAAGTGCGATGTTGGCAATGACTTCATTGGCATTCATATTGGTGGAAGTACCTGCTCCTCCTTGAATCATATCTACTAAAAACTGGTCATGGAACTCGCCTTGTGTGATGCGTTTACAGGCTTTAATAATTGCAGAATGCTTTTCATCCGATAGATAACCTAGGTGATGGTTGGCCTTCGCTGCCGCCCATTTTACCATTGCTAATGCGCTTACCAGGTGGGGAAAGTGGAATAGTGGGATACCACTTAGTTGAAAGTTATGCATGGCTCGTAAGGTTTGAATACCATAATAAGCTTCACTTGGAACGTCCAATGATCCCAATAGGTCTTTTTCTGTACGAAACGTAGATGATGACATGATCAACCTCTTTCAAAAATATCCTCAATTCTAACATGTATTTAAATAAAAGCATTTATTAATCGTCTGATACTTGTTTTGTGAAGAATTGGTAGATTTAAAGGCGAAATCACGTGATAGAGCAGATAAGATGTGTGTAATGATAATATATTGTTTAAAATTAAAGTACGCTTAGGATTTGACTATTGTAGGTAAGTATTTTTGTTTATGCAAATACCTATCCATTTTATGTCATAGTGAATAAAAAATTGTGAGTTTATGCAAGAAAAAGTGATTTTTGATTTAATTAGAAACGATGATAAACAATCAAGGAAGAACTCTATGAAATTTGTTTACATTGTTATGTTTGCTGACTAAGATTTCCGTTCATCTTTAAAGGCAGGAAAAGGAAAATGTCAGTCGCACAAGCACACATACAACGTTATGTGTATAAAGAATGTATTAGGGGATTTAAAGCAGCGCTTCCACTAATGATTAGTTTTCTGCCGTTTGGGATGTTACTTGGAACACAAGCCAAAATGCACGGCATGAGCTTGCTAGAGATTTTATTAATGTGTGGTATCAATTTCGCAGGTGGATCGGAATTTGTCGCTGTCGGTCTTTGGCAACATGCCCCACCATTATTATTGATTGTTAGCATGACGTTATTAGTTAATTGTCGACATGTTTTAATGGGTGTAACGATGATCCCTCTATGTCGTAAGGAACCTCTGAGTAAAATATTATTTTCGTTTTTTTTCCTGTGTGATGAAGCCTGGGCATTATCATTACAAGATAGCTATCGTCGTATGAAAGAAGGGTATCGTCGCGCATTTAGCTATCCATTTTATATTACAGTGGCTTTATGTTTTTATTTCATATGGTTGTTTTCGGCACTTTTGGGGGTTTTAGTTGGACCATTATTGGGTGATTTAACGCAATATGGGTTTGATATGGCATTTCCCGCAGTATTCATCGTATTGTTGCGTGGAATGTGGCAAGGATGGCGTAAAGGTATTCCATGGGCCGTTAGTTTAATTGTTGCATGCATCGTGCATCTAACAGTTCCTGGGGCTTGGTATGTTATTGCTGGTGCGGGGGCTGGATTGATTATCGTTTTATTATTACCTGAGAATTTCTTTGAAGGACCATATCATGCTTGATGATATGATCAATCAACATGCTTTTTTAACAATTATGGGTATGGGGGTGGTGACTTATCTAACTCGTATCGGTGGGTATCTGTTATTAAGAAATAAAAATTATCCTCGCTTAACTAGAATTTTAGAAATACTGCCAGGGTGTGTGATGATATCATTGATTTCACCAGCGTTTGTAACGGGGCGTTGGTTCGATACGATCTCATTGTTATTGATAATTATTACGGCGATGCGTTGTTCTTTTTTAACAACTTTGATAGTTGGTGTCGTCAGTGCGGGTGTATTACGGCATATCATCTAATATATTACATACTAAATAAAAAGGCTCCTTTCGGAGCCTTGTGAATTATTACTTCCTAAGCCATGGCGTGTTGGCGAAAGGTGGCATCATGGTCACCTCTTCCAGATGAAGATGTTTGTTGCATAATTTGTTGCAGCTTCTCAAAAGCACGAACCTCAATCTGACGAATACGCTCTCTCGAAATCTTATAGGCTTGTGACAGCTCTTCTAAAGTAGCTGGTTTTTCTTTCAGTCTTCTTTCAACTAAGATTTCACGTTCTCTAGGTTTCAAAGATTTCATCGCTTGTTGTAACATATTTTGACGCGAAGTCAGTTCTTCTAATTCTGCATAACGTTCCTCTTGGTTTATGGTATCATCAACCAACATATTTTGCCATTCATTGTAATCGTTGTCGTTGCCAATTGGCGTATTTAAGCTATGATCTTGTGCACTCAGGCGCTGGTTCATACTTTGTATCTCATCTTTTGATGCTCCCAAAGTTTTAGAAATAGTTTCCAATTCCTCAGGGCTCAGATCCGTATCATTGAAGGCTTTGATCTGACTTTTAACCCTGCGTAGATTGAAGAAAAGCTTTTTCTGTGTTGCGGTCGTACCAATCTTAACCAAAGACCAGCTATGCAAAATATATTCTTGAATAGCAGCCTTGATCCACCAGATGGCATAAGTTGTAAAGCGAAAACCTTTGTCAGGATCAAAACGTTGGATTGCTTGTAACATTCCGATATTACCTTCGCTAATTAACTCATTTAAAGGCAGGCCGTATCCTTTGTAACCTGATGCAATTTTAACGACTAGTCTTAAGTGTGCTGAAACCAGACGATGGGCTGCTTCTATATCTCCTTTTTCTTTCCACTGTTTCGCATATGTAACTTCTTCTTCTGCGGTTAGAATTGGAAATTTACGAATATGCTGTATATATTGGGTGAGATTGGTATCTGGGGTAATCCTTAGCATTGAAGAAACCATAATATATGCTCCTTTATGATATTCCGTTTTATAAGAATACAAAACGTGTTTTGATCTTTCGTAGTTATTATGAACGGCTTATTTTGCCGTTTTTTTTCGGTTAATTCTTTGTAACCGATGAATATTTTTATATCAGACTAAAATAGTCCTGTCAAAAAAAACCGCACGATATTTCGTTCATTTTAATCGATTTATTCGATTATATAGTGTAATAAAATAGATGGTTAATATTTTTCCAGTGTTATCCTTTTATTTCCGAACATGTTTATTACATGAAATAAATGGTTTGTTAATATTAATTTAATAAATAAATTTTACCTTTTTACATGTTTTTTTTATACATTTTTAAATTCTTTCGATTCGAAGAGGACAGAATCGTCTTTTATTTTAAATCAAACATAAATTTTTTGACTTTTTGAAAATTTCAAATAGTTCCCTGTATGCTTGTGTTTATCGATTTAATTAATTGTTGCATATCTTTTGGTAGTTCAGTTTCGAACTTCAAGTATTGACCTGTTGTGGGGTGGGTAAATCCTAAACTAGCCGCATGTAATGCCTGACGTGGAAAGTCCAAAGCTTCGTTCTTTTGAACTGTTGATAATTGTTTACTGATACTAGGTATGCGTTTCAAGTAAACAGGATCACCAAGTAAAGGATGGCCAGACTTTGATAAATGAACACGAATTTGATGGGTACGTCCTGTGTCTAGCTTGCATTGAATAAGGCTGACAGCGGGATTGATAATTTGCAATGTCCTATAATTTGTTTTTGCGTATTTCCCTCCTTTTTTAACGATAGTCATTTTTTTACGGTCATAAGGATCGCGTCCAATAGCACCTTCTATACTACCATTGCTCGGATTCAGTAAGCCCCAACACAAAGCAAGATAAAGTCGATCGATATTTCGAGTTGCAAAATCTGCGGATAACTTGGTCAAAGCATGTTCTGTTTTGGCTACAACCATGACCCCAGAGGTATCTTTATCTAAGCGATGGATGATTCCTGGTCTTTTTTCACCGCCGATACCAGGAAGAGTGTTGCCACAATGGGCCAGCAATGCGTTGACTAGAGTACCATCTTCGTTGCCCGGTGCGGGGTGTACGACTAATCCTGCCGGTTTGTTGATGACAATTAGATCGTTATCTTCAAATAAAATCTCTAAATCGATACTTTGTGGTTGAAGATAATACGTTTTGGCTGGTGGTATATTTAATTCTATACGATCCCCTGTTTTAACGGATATTGAGGGATCAGTAACGGTTTGATGGTTGCGTTGACATAACCCTTGCTCTATTAGCGATTTTATACGAGATCTAGAATGTTCATTGGTTTGAGCAAGAAAACGATCAATACGGTTATTATTGTGTTCTTCTGAAACCAACGCTACAAAAGATGTATCAATGCTATTATTAGAATCAGACATAAAGAAAGTACCTTAAGGTTATGAATATGCCACCAGAACAACCTGAACCTTTAACACAAAAAAATAAAGGATTGTTAGCTTTAGTTATTTTTTTAGGGGTTTTAATTATTATTGCAACGACAGTTTTGATCTTCATTATTGTAGGTCGTATTATGCACGGTAAAAGTACATACGCATCATCAGAAGTTGCTGAATCTACTGTTGTAACTCGCCCAGTAAGTGTTTTATCCCAACCCCAAGGTACTCGTATTGTGCAAATTGTCCGTCAATCTGATCAAACAATGATATTTTCTTTAAGTGGTGGAGGCATTCCAGATCGTATAGTAATTTGGGATGTTGCTAATCAACAAAAATTATCTGAGATTAAATTATCTGATAGCGAAGAAAATAAACATTAAAATGTGAAAAGTAACAATTACTGATGAATGGATAGAAGGTAAAATTATAAAGTAATGCTATAAAAGGTTTATTTTTTAACAGAATTAGTGATTTTCATATAGGATAAACTATAAGTAGGGAATTGTTGTTTAATCGACAGCAGATAACGCGATATAATTAAGTTATTGTCGGTAATGAAGCATTATTTATATTATAATAAGGTATAATTGAATTTGGATATTGTATCCAATGATTCTTTAAAGCGATTTTATTGCAAGATTTTTTATTATTCTTAGTTCGTGTCAAATAAAATCTGATGATAAGATCAAAGGTCATTTCAAATTTGATGTTGAAGTTTAGAGTTATGAATCGATCTATAAAGGTTTCAATTTGTGTTGTTGGAATAATGGCGTTGACATCAACGATTGCGATTTCTTGTGCTGTGGTTTTTCCTTGGCAACTTTTAGATAACCGCAAGAAAACATTATTAGATATGCCAGACATTGACAGTTTTTCAAAGAGAATGAAAAATCTTGTTGCAATAGATGCTAAAGAAAAGCAAAATTTGCTATCCGCAGATCATGTTGATTCATCTTGGAACAAGTCAACATGTCCTCAAACAGACAACGCTTATCAGCAAGCGGCTAGTTTATATCATAATAAACAATGGGACGAGGCTTATAACGCTTTTGCATTGTTGGCATATAACAGTCCGCCCGCTCAACAGGTATGTGCTAAATATACCTTGGGTTTAATTGAATTTAAGTTAAATCGTTATGAGGATGCTGCACAATCCTTTAGTGGGGTTGCTTATTTGGTGGCTCACGGCGCACCTGATCCCTTACACTTGGGAATTGCAGCTTATGGACAAGCTGCTGGGGCAATCTTGGATCAGATAGGCATACGTGATTACAATGCCAAGAGCGGTCTTGTTACTTGGCAAGTGGGCGATCTTAAAGAAGATAGTTTATTGCAACTGCAAAGAGCGGTGAATCTATATGCAAAACAAGCCTCAGTCGGTGAAAATCAGGGTATAGATTCGATTGCTGTCATTATTGATGGATTAACTAACCCTCAAAATGAGCATGCCAAGGCTTTATTAGAGCAAGCTGTTGCTAATCCTCTGTTACGAAAAGTGCTATTGGCTTATGTACTAACGGGGGATCAAGATTATAAGTCTTATTCTAAAGAAAGAATGCAAAATATTTTACATGCCTTCTTAAAGGCAGCAGAAACGCAAAAAGATCCTAGTGGGGATTTCAGTCGACTAGCTGTGCTTGCATATCAAAATAACGATTTTGAAAAGGCCCAAACCCTGGCAGAATATGACTGGAAGAAACATGAAAAAGCGCTGGATGCTTGGGTTTTGGCAAAAATTGCTTTAACCAAAGGGGATAAAGAAAAGGCTCAAGAATATTATCATCAAGCTATTACACATTTAAACGATGATAGTTTACCAGATGCAGCGCGTAAGCGTATTCAGGGGGAACAGTCTGTTTTAACATTGTCTCAGGGAAATTTCGTTCAGGCGTTAATTACATTGTGGCCAGTAAGAGATATATATTGGGGGGATGTGGTTTATTTGGCTGAAAATGTTTTGACTATTGATGAGTTAAAACGGTTTGCAGATCAGTATGCTGTTGTCACGGCAACAACATCATTAACGCCCAAAGATCAAGAATACAATGACGATTATACACTGAATGGACGGGTGTGGGCATTTCGTGATTTGGTTGGACAACGATTGGTGCGTGCTAATCGTTTTGAAGAGGCAAAAAAATATTTAGTCAGAGCTGAGACCAGAAAATGGGTGGATGAGTATGTAAAAGCATTGGATGGTATGCGTCATAATTTTTGGGCAACTAACCGTGCCAAGGCTGCTTGGAATGCAGCGAATATTATTTATCATCACGGTATGGAAATGAGCGGGACAGCAGGGTACCCAGATCAAAACCCTGGGTTTTTTGCCTATGGGATTAGTCAGATAACGGGCCCAAATAATAAACAATATAATAAAGCATGGAGCATTCCTGACGAACAGAACAGAACAAACGCTTCATGGCCAATCCCTAACCGACGTTTTCATTATCGTTATATTGCCATTTATCATGTTTTATATGCGACGAGCTTGGTTCCACCTCAATCACAAGCTTATGCAGCGATGTTATGTCAAGCGAATGGTTGGATGCAGCAAACTTCCAATTATGCTTCAATGACTTTTCAAAATACAAATACATCATACAGTGACACTGCAAACTGGGTCGATGATTCTAAATTTGCTTATTCAAAATCAAGAGAGCTTTATAACTTATATTTACGACATGGGCCTGCGGTGCCTTTTGCAACCCATTTTGGACAAAATTGTCCAGCACCTGAATTTGATAAGATTGCATCGCTGAAATCAAAACTTCTTTGGCAAGATATCCGCCATTCTTTTCGTTTTTTAAAAGGTCAATAGAAAAAAATTATATAAATTAAAGTGGAGTTATTATTAGGGAAAGCATAGAATATTTATGTCAAAAAGTATTGAATTGTATTGCTCTGTATAATTGTATACTTAAAAGTAAGCTTTCATAATGCGTAAAGAAAGAACAGGTCTGTGAGAATTGGATATCTGGATTGTTTTGCGGGGATGAGTAGTAGCCGATTTGTTGGTGCATTGGTAAGTGCCGGTGTCCCAGAGCAGTTACTACACGACGCAGTTAGTGCATTGGATATTGGTGCTCGGTTGGAATTACTACATATAAAACGTAATAATATCGCAACAATTAAGGCCCATATCAGTTTATCTGCTGATGCTGATACCTATCACGAGGCTGAGGAAACACCTTATTATGAGTTACCAACCTTCATATCTTCTCACGTTGTTCCAGATAATATTCAGCTTTTAAGTACTATTCACGCATTGATTAATAATGCTCAGCTTTCCCAGCGCGCCAAGGATCTGGCAGTGGATACTTTTACGCATCTTGCCCATGCTGAGGCATCGGTTAGGGGATTACCAGTTGAAGAAATTTACTTCCATAAAGTCAGGGCCTTAAATACTGTTGTTGGGATTACTTTATGTTGCGTTGGATGTGATTGGCTTAATATTGACCAGTGGTATGCGTCATCTTTGAATGTGGGTAGTGGTGTTTTAAAATATCCCCAAGGGATGTTACCAGTGCCAGCGCCTGCTACATTGTATTTATTGGGGGATAAAGCACCAATTTTTGCTGCTGGACCGCAAAGGGAGTTATTAACTTCTACATGTGCGGGATTATTGAAAGCATTAAAAGTCAAATTTGCCCCTTGTCCCCCTATGTGCATTTCAAGAGTCGGATATGGGGCAGGACGTATAGAATATGATAATCTTCCTAATTTTTTAAGGATTTGTATTGGGAATGATTTGGGAAAGGATAAATATTCTACAAGTTCTGAAATTGTTATTACCCAAGCAGAGTTAGGTGAGGTTTCTGCACAACGATTACAAGACGTGCAACAAAAATTATATGAGCACGGGGCTCAGTTAGTATATATAGTGCCTATTTGTTCTGTAATATCCCAAGTAACACGAAAATTGGTTATTTTTTCACTACCTGAACGTGCAGAGATCATACGACATTACTTGTTTAATATTCTATCTTTACATTCTATTCATTGGCGGGTTGAAAGGTATGAACGTTTAATTCATTACGACGAGGATGTTTTAACCCCATGGGGTTTGATCAAAGTACAGGTTGGACAACTATTAGACAATCAAATCATTTCAGTTATTCCCGACGATGAGAGATGTGCAATGGTTGCTCAAAAACATCATTTATCTTATACAGAGGTTGTGGAAACTGTTAGAACAATTTTTTTATCAAGAAAAAATTAAGATTATATAGAATAAAGATTTAAAAATATTTTTAAAATCTGTATAACAGTCTCAGTATTATTGTAACGTTTCTTTTGTACTGATGGTTTAAGGTCAGATCATATGATTTGGCAATTATGGAGAGGCTGCATGCCCATTAACGTTTTGTCTTTAACGTCGTTTCCCCGACTTTTATTTGTAATGAGTGTTGTATCTTTAGGTCTTACGGCTTGTTCTGGTGATAAAAAGAAAGATACATTGACTTTGCCTAATCAGCGGTTGGTGGGGGTTGATCGTTCCGCAACTGGGGGGGATGATAATCTACAAGGTGGCGTAAATGCATATTTATGGCGTGCAGCAGTGGATACGTTGGCGTTCATGCCATTCTTATCCGCAGATGCCGTAGGGGGGACACTAGTGACTGATTGGTATCAGCCTGTTGCCTCGAACCCTGAACGTTTTCAAATTGTATGTGCGGTACTGGATCGTCGTTTACGTTCTGACTCTATTACCGTTGTGGTGCACAGGCAAGTTCAGGAAAATGGACAGTGGGTTGATGCCCCTGTGACGGCTAGTACAGCATCAGATATTACCAGTAAAATTCAAGTCCGCGCACGACAATTACGTGCAGATAAACATTAAGCTATTTTATATATTGATTAAAGATTATGAGTGACTCTTCTCCGACTTCGTATAATTTTCAACAAACGGAACCTTTTTGGCAAAAAGAATGGGAAACACGACGTTTATTCGATGTTCCTGATGTTCCAGATCCAAATTTGCCAAAATATTATGTGCTAGAGATGTTCCCCTATCCATCGGGACAGTTGCACATGGGGC
Coding sequences within it:
- a CDS encoding M48 family metallopeptidase, which produces MPPEQPEPLTQKNKGLLALVIFLGVLIIIATTVLIFIIVGRIMHGKSTYASSEVAESTVVTRPVSVLSQPQGTRIVQIVRQSDQTMIFSLSGGGIPDRIVIWDVANQQKLSEIKLSDSEENKH
- a CDS encoding AzlD family protein, whose product is MLDDMINQHAFLTIMGMGVVTYLTRIGGYLLLRNKNYPRLTRILEILPGCVMISLISPAFVTGRWFDTISLLLIIITAMRCSFLTTLIVGVVSAGVLRHII
- the rpoH gene encoding RNA polymerase sigma factor RpoH, with protein sequence MVSSMLRITPDTNLTQYIQHIRKFPILTAEEEVTYAKQWKEKGDIEAAHRLVSAHLRLVVKIASGYKGYGLPLNELISEGNIGMLQAIQRFDPDKGFRFTTYAIWWIKAAIQEYILHSWSLVKIGTTATQKKLFFNLRRVKSQIKAFNDTDLSPEELETISKTLGASKDEIQSMNQRLSAQDHSLNTPIGNDNDYNEWQNMLVDDTINQEERYAELEELTSRQNMLQQAMKSLKPREREILVERRLKEKPATLEELSQAYKISRERIRQIEVRAFEKLQQIMQQTSSSGRGDHDATFRQHAMA
- a CDS encoding DUF3576 domain-containing protein, which codes for MPINVLSLTSFPRLLFVMSVVSLGLTACSGDKKKDTLTLPNQRLVGVDRSATGGDDNLQGGVNAYLWRAAVDTLAFMPFLSADAVGGTLVTDWYQPVASNPERFQIVCAVLDRRLRSDSITVVVHRQVQENGQWVDAPVTASTASDITSKIQVRARQLRADKH
- a CDS encoding AzlC family ABC transporter permease, with amino-acid sequence MSVAQAHIQRYVYKECIRGFKAALPLMISFLPFGMLLGTQAKMHGMSLLEILLMCGINFAGGSEFVAVGLWQHAPPLLLIVSMTLLVNCRHVLMGVTMIPLCRKEPLSKILFSFFFLCDEAWALSLQDSYRRMKEGYRRAFSYPFYITVALCFYFIWLFSALLGVLVGPLLGDLTQYGFDMAFPAVFIVLLRGMWQGWRKGIPWAVSLIVACIVHLTVPGAWYVIAGAGAGLIIVLLLPENFFEGPYHA
- the larC gene encoding nickel pincer cofactor biosynthesis protein LarC, whose amino-acid sequence is MRIGYLDCFAGMSSSRFVGALVSAGVPEQLLHDAVSALDIGARLELLHIKRNNIATIKAHISLSADADTYHEAEETPYYELPTFISSHVVPDNIQLLSTIHALINNAQLSQRAKDLAVDTFTHLAHAEASVRGLPVEEIYFHKVRALNTVVGITLCCVGCDWLNIDQWYASSLNVGSGVLKYPQGMLPVPAPATLYLLGDKAPIFAAGPQRELLTSTCAGLLKALKVKFAPCPPMCISRVGYGAGRIEYDNLPNFLRICIGNDLGKDKYSTSSEIVITQAELGEVSAQRLQDVQQKLYEHGAQLVYIVPICSVISQVTRKLVIFSLPERAEIIRHYLFNILSLHSIHWRVERYERLIHYDEDVLTPWGLIKVQVGQLLDNQIISVIPDDERCAMVAQKHHLSYTEVVETVRTIFLSRKN
- a CDS encoding RluA family pseudouridine synthase, giving the protein MSDSNNSIDTSFVALVSEEHNNNRIDRFLAQTNEHSRSRIKSLIEQGLCQRNHQTVTDPSISVKTGDRIELNIPPAKTYYLQPQSIDLEILFEDNDLIVINKPAGLVVHPAPGNEDGTLVNALLAHCGNTLPGIGGEKRPGIIHRLDKDTSGVMVVAKTEHALTKLSADFATRNIDRLYLALCWGLLNPSNGSIEGAIGRDPYDRKKMTIVKKGGKYAKTNYRTLQIINPAVSLIQCKLDTGRTHQIRVHLSKSGHPLLGDPVYLKRIPSISKQLSTVQKNEALDFPRQALHAASLGFTHPTTGQYLKFETELPKDMQQLIKSINTSIQGTI